From Humisphaera borealis, the proteins below share one genomic window:
- a CDS encoding ATP-binding protein, whose amino-acid sequence MPTFILDNNLDILTFAVLVLAASGSVHVYLRRNAGGAGLKIRAWLILCLLVTLGSLLAVLAGENERERLRQQVEGFAPTYALELARGNHASITTKTPADDPTYLALVECEKRWQAVNPAISDIYTFRQTADGGIALIVDSETDYDRNGRFEGDREGRTDIGEKVDGDLDKWKQALKGENVFDGVPYTDRWGTWVSAYVPLRDAQGNIEGGVGVDFDARKWSLSILTRRLGVLAFVAVAVVILVWSGKIISIAGVEIRRRRAVEQSLRDSEGRLRTILDNEPEAVLVTDEQGRILEINPSGIAALEVNDRTSDTFDITTFVAVESASAVATWIKGIATGKPGRLMFRINGLRGSQRWLDAHGVPLPGDEHRPATVLLVARDVTTQRAVEAEREKLQQQLVDASRQAGMAEIANGVIHNVGNVLNSVNVGTHVIEDRLRRSRISNLLKAVGMLREHRENLADFLANDERGQKLPDYLEKLAVSMSHEQEQMLAELRNVSDGVEHIKAIVNAQQSHAGKRNVDELLRPSAVLEDAIKMNIASCERHLVDVRREFEDLPATLIDKHKVMQILINLISNAKNAVKECDREAKQLTIRVRRGEKEGQPTIRFEVQDNGHGIAAEVMPKLFSMGFTTRKDGHGFGLHAAANLAGEMGGSLTAASDGPDQGATFVLEIPARSELARRAA is encoded by the coding sequence ATGCCTACATTCATCCTCGACAACAATCTGGACATCCTGACATTCGCCGTGCTGGTGTTGGCCGCCAGCGGGTCGGTGCACGTCTATCTTCGGCGCAACGCCGGTGGCGCGGGATTGAAGATCCGCGCCTGGCTCATCCTCTGCCTGTTGGTCACTCTGGGAAGCCTCCTGGCGGTTCTTGCCGGGGAGAACGAACGCGAAAGGTTGCGCCAGCAGGTTGAGGGGTTTGCACCCACCTACGCATTGGAACTAGCGCGCGGCAATCACGCATCGATCACCACGAAAACCCCCGCCGACGATCCGACCTATCTCGCCCTGGTCGAATGCGAGAAACGCTGGCAGGCCGTGAATCCTGCGATCAGCGACATCTACACCTTTCGGCAGACGGCCGACGGAGGCATCGCGCTGATCGTCGACTCTGAAACCGACTATGACCGCAACGGCCGCTTCGAGGGCGATCGCGAAGGCCGCACGGATATTGGTGAGAAGGTCGACGGCGATCTGGACAAATGGAAACAGGCGCTGAAGGGTGAGAACGTTTTCGACGGAGTCCCCTATACCGATCGCTGGGGGACCTGGGTTTCGGCTTATGTGCCGCTCCGGGATGCGCAGGGAAACATCGAGGGTGGCGTCGGTGTGGATTTCGACGCACGAAAGTGGAGTCTTTCGATCCTGACGCGGCGGCTGGGTGTGCTGGCGTTTGTTGCCGTCGCGGTCGTGATACTGGTCTGGTCCGGTAAAATCATCTCCATCGCCGGCGTCGAAATCCGTCGACGTCGTGCCGTCGAACAATCCCTGCGCGACAGCGAAGGCCGGCTGCGGACCATCCTGGATAACGAGCCCGAAGCGGTCCTTGTGACCGACGAGCAAGGCAGGATCCTGGAGATCAACCCTTCGGGCATTGCCGCCCTGGAAGTGAACGACCGGACGAGCGACACCTTTGATATCACCACCTTCGTCGCCGTCGAAAGCGCTTCTGCGGTCGCCACCTGGATCAAAGGTATTGCAACCGGAAAGCCCGGCCGGCTCATGTTCCGAATCAACGGGCTTCGAGGCTCACAGCGGTGGCTCGATGCGCACGGTGTTCCCCTGCCTGGCGATGAGCACCGGCCGGCGACCGTTCTGCTGGTGGCCCGCGATGTCACCACCCAGCGTGCCGTGGAAGCCGAACGCGAGAAGCTTCAGCAGCAACTGGTCGACGCCTCACGCCAGGCTGGCATGGCCGAAATCGCCAATGGCGTGATCCACAACGTTGGCAACGTTCTGAACTCGGTCAATGTCGGCACCCATGTCATCGAAGACAGGCTTCGACGTTCGCGAATCTCCAACCTGCTCAAGGCCGTCGGCATGCTGCGCGAACATCGGGAGAATCTCGCCGATTTCCTGGCGAACGATGAACGAGGCCAGAAGCTGCCGGACTACCTGGAGAAACTTGCCGTCAGCATGTCCCACGAACAGGAACAGATGCTGGCAGAACTTCGCAACGTCTCCGACGGCGTCGAGCACATCAAGGCTATTGTCAATGCCCAGCAGAGCCACGCCGGCAAGCGAAACGTGGACGAGCTGCTTCGACCTTCGGCGGTCCTGGAAGACGCGATCAAGATGAACATCGCGTCGTGCGAAAGGCACTTGGTGGATGTACGCCGTGAGTTCGAGGATCTTCCGGCGACACTCATCGACAAGCACAAGGTCATGCAGATTCTGATTAACCTGATCAGCAACGCGAAGAACGCCGTGAAGGAATGCGATCGGGAGGCCAAACAGTTGACGATCCGGGTCCGTCGCGGCGAAAAGGAAGGGCAACCCACAATCCGATTTGAAGTACAGGACAACGGGCACGGCATTGCCGCCGAAGTCATGCCCAAGCTCTTCTCCATGGGGTTCACCACGCGGAAAGACGGTCACGGCTTCGGCCTGCATGCTGCGGCCAACCTTGCCGGCGAGATGGGCGGATCGCTCACCGCAGCCAGTGACGGGCCCGATCAGGGCGCGACATTTGTGCTCGAGATCCCCGCTCGGTCCGAACTGGCACGGAGGGCGGCATGA
- a CDS encoding DUF444 family protein — MVLKIEKDHQRFRQIVMGRIRDDLRKFLSNGELIGKEGKHLISIPVRSIDLPHFRYGDNSSGVGAGEGDEGDVVGKGKEKGKGQGGNDPGQHLMEVDLTLDELADILAEELKLPRIEPKGKHRITTQRDKYSGIRTVGPDSLRHFKRSFKEALKRTIMTGTYDPKNPVIIPQKKDIRYRSWKEVKSPQSNAVIIFMMDVSGSMGEEQKELVRLESFWIDTWLRKNYEGIESRYIVHDVSAKEVDKHTFYHLREDGGTKISSAFKVCKQLLDAHYSPDEWNIYLFHFSDGDNSSEADSRECVKMLREQLMPISNMFGYCQVASAYGSGNFINVLHEHLRGHPKMLTSRVNSKDDIYDSIRTFFGKGH; from the coding sequence ATGGTCCTCAAGATCGAAAAAGATCACCAGCGTTTCCGCCAGATCGTCATGGGCCGCATCCGTGACGACTTGCGTAAGTTCCTCTCCAATGGCGAACTGATCGGCAAGGAGGGGAAGCACCTGATCTCGATCCCCGTTCGGTCGATCGACCTGCCGCACTTCCGCTACGGCGACAACTCGTCCGGCGTCGGTGCCGGCGAAGGGGATGAGGGCGACGTCGTCGGCAAGGGCAAGGAGAAGGGGAAAGGGCAGGGCGGCAACGACCCCGGCCAGCACCTGATGGAGGTCGATCTTACGCTCGACGAGCTGGCCGACATCCTGGCCGAAGAGCTCAAGCTCCCGCGCATCGAACCCAAGGGCAAGCACCGCATCACCACCCAGCGCGATAAGTACAGCGGCATCCGCACTGTCGGCCCCGATTCACTGCGGCACTTCAAGCGGTCGTTCAAGGAAGCGCTGAAGCGGACGATCATGACCGGCACGTATGACCCGAAGAATCCGGTCATCATTCCGCAGAAGAAGGACATCCGCTATCGAAGCTGGAAGGAAGTCAAAAGCCCGCAGAGCAACGCGGTCATCATCTTCATGATGGACGTCAGCGGGTCGATGGGTGAAGAGCAGAAGGAACTCGTCCGGCTGGAGAGCTTCTGGATCGACACCTGGCTTCGAAAGAATTACGAGGGGATTGAGAGCCGGTACATCGTTCACGACGTCAGCGCGAAGGAGGTCGATAAGCACACGTTCTATCACCTTCGTGAAGATGGCGGCACGAAGATCAGCAGCGCATTCAAGGTCTGCAAGCAACTGCTGGACGCCCACTATTCGCCGGACGAGTGGAACATCTACCTGTTCCACTTCAGCGACGGCGACAACAGTTCAGAGGCCGACAGCCGTGAGTGCGTGAAGATGCTGCGAGAGCAGCTGATGCCGATCTCCAACATGTTCGGCTACTGCCAGGTCGCCAGCGCCTATGGCAGCGGCAACTTCATCAACGTGTTGCACGAGCACCTGCGTGGCCACCCCAAGATGCTGACGAGCCGGGTGAACTCGAAGGACGACATTTACGACTCGATACGGACGTTTTTTGGGAAGGGGCATTGA
- a CDS encoding 3-keto-disaccharide hydrolase: protein MLKRAILAAVAMCFPFGGTLSSVIAADAPKDVIQKNTFLEPSQATKDFAVQGEYIATATIGGKATKVAAQIASTGGGEFVGAFYLGGLPGAGWDGVSRFEITGKADSAEMKRVVFAPTDPKGFSAVWADGKLSAKGTDVAIESMEKTERKSTTLGAKAPSGAIVLFDGTDAEAWEGGHIDDRKLLAAGAKTRKKFQSFTLHGEFLLPFKPYGRDQDRGNSGFYLQERYEVQVLDTFSQKPVFNGTGALYRQSPPDLNMCLPPLQWQTYDIDFTAPVFEGGKKVKNAVITVKLNGVTVHDKREITAKTGAGKPEGAEPGPILLQGHGNPVFYRNIWIVEK from the coding sequence ATGTTGAAGCGCGCAATACTGGCGGCCGTGGCAATGTGTTTTCCGTTCGGCGGCACGCTCTCGAGCGTGATCGCGGCCGACGCGCCCAAGGACGTCATCCAGAAGAACACGTTCCTGGAGCCGTCGCAGGCGACGAAGGACTTCGCCGTCCAGGGCGAGTACATCGCTACGGCCACAATCGGCGGAAAAGCGACGAAAGTAGCGGCGCAAATCGCGTCCACGGGTGGCGGAGAATTCGTTGGCGCGTTCTATCTTGGCGGTCTTCCCGGCGCGGGCTGGGACGGCGTCTCGCGGTTTGAGATCACCGGCAAAGCCGATTCGGCCGAGATGAAGCGCGTCGTGTTCGCTCCCACGGACCCCAAGGGGTTCTCCGCGGTCTGGGCGGACGGAAAGCTGTCGGCCAAAGGTACAGACGTAGCGATCGAGTCCATGGAGAAGACCGAGCGCAAGAGCACGACGCTCGGCGCAAAGGCCCCCAGCGGCGCGATCGTCCTGTTCGACGGAACGGACGCCGAAGCCTGGGAAGGCGGGCACATTGACGATCGCAAGCTGCTCGCCGCCGGCGCCAAGACCAGGAAGAAGTTCCAGAGCTTCACACTGCACGGCGAGTTCCTGCTTCCGTTCAAGCCGTACGGCCGGGATCAGGATCGCGGCAACAGCGGCTTCTACCTTCAGGAGCGGTACGAAGTGCAGGTGCTGGACACGTTCAGTCAGAAGCCGGTCTTCAACGGCACCGGCGCGCTGTACCGTCAGAGCCCGCCCGACCTGAACATGTGCCTCCCGCCGTTGCAGTGGCAGACGTACGACATCGACTTCACCGCCCCGGTGTTTGAAGGCGGCAAGAAGGTCAAGAACGCAGTCATCACAGTCAAGCTCAACGGCGTCACGGTTCACGACAAGCGAGAAATCACCGCCAAGACTGGCGCCGGCAAGCCGGAAGGCGCCGAACCCGGCCCGATCCTGTTGCAAGGCCACGGGAACCCGGTGTTCTATCGGAACATCTGGATTGTGGAGAAGTAA
- a CDS encoding SpoVR family protein: MPNHTLNPFPDELLAAKKQIRERARSYGLDFYPVIFEMCDYEQMNQIAAYGGFPQRYPHWRFGMEYEKLRKQHHYGLGRIYEMVINNDPCYAYLQESNALVDQKLVIAHVYAHCDFFKNNLWFSPTNRKMMDEMANHSTHVRKHIEKHGHDAVERWLDVCMSVEHLIDPHSMFMQRGPSDSPPPKEDVNVQRELTQTKFKAKDYMDRWINPPEKLAAEAKKQRDELAKTRHSTPSRPTRDVLQYLLEHAKMTDWQADCLSIVREESYYFAPQGMTKVMNEGWATYWHSTLMTKHFVEAKEVIDYADHHSGTVHMPPGGFNPYKIGVELFRDIEDRWNKGKFGKEYDEADDLGAKKKWDKGLGLGREKIYEVRRIYNDVNFIDEFMTPEFIEKHKFYQYGRDPHTGQLRIISRDPVRIKQTMLYHLTNMGQPFIYVLDGNYCNRGELYLAHKHNGLDMEIKTAIETLRNIHRIWQRPVHLQAQIDDDMILFSFDGHQPKQQAIHDELPKPAHAL, translated from the coding sequence ATGCCCAACCACACCCTCAACCCGTTTCCAGACGAATTGCTCGCAGCGAAGAAGCAGATTCGCGAGCGAGCCCGCTCCTACGGGCTCGATTTCTATCCCGTCATCTTTGAGATGTGCGACTACGAGCAGATGAACCAGATCGCTGCTTACGGCGGTTTTCCGCAGCGGTATCCGCACTGGCGGTTCGGGATGGAGTACGAAAAGCTCCGTAAGCAGCACCACTACGGGCTCGGGCGCATCTACGAGATGGTGATCAACAACGATCCGTGCTACGCCTACCTGCAGGAGAGCAACGCGCTGGTTGACCAGAAGCTGGTCATTGCCCACGTCTACGCACACTGCGACTTCTTCAAAAACAACCTTTGGTTCAGCCCCACCAACCGCAAGATGATGGACGAGATGGCGAACCACTCCACGCACGTTCGCAAGCACATCGAGAAGCACGGTCACGACGCCGTGGAACGATGGCTCGACGTCTGCATGAGTGTGGAGCATCTGATCGACCCACACAGCATGTTCATGCAGCGTGGGCCGAGCGACTCACCGCCACCCAAGGAGGACGTCAACGTTCAGCGGGAACTGACGCAGACCAAGTTCAAGGCCAAGGATTACATGGACCGGTGGATCAACCCGCCGGAGAAACTGGCCGCCGAGGCCAAGAAGCAGCGCGACGAACTGGCCAAGACGCGCCACAGCACGCCGAGCCGTCCGACGCGCGATGTTCTTCAGTATCTGCTCGAGCACGCGAAGATGACCGATTGGCAGGCCGACTGCCTGTCCATCGTTCGCGAGGAGAGCTACTACTTCGCGCCGCAGGGGATGACCAAGGTCATGAACGAGGGCTGGGCCACCTACTGGCACAGTACGTTGATGACCAAGCACTTCGTCGAAGCAAAAGAGGTCATCGACTACGCCGACCACCACAGCGGAACGGTGCACATGCCGCCTGGCGGATTTAACCCGTACAAGATCGGTGTCGAACTTTTTCGCGACATCGAAGACCGCTGGAACAAGGGCAAGTTTGGCAAAGAGTACGACGAGGCCGACGACCTGGGCGCGAAAAAGAAGTGGGACAAGGGACTGGGCCTGGGTCGCGAGAAGATCTATGAGGTTCGACGAATCTACAACGACGTGAACTTTATCGATGAGTTCATGACGCCGGAGTTTATCGAGAAGCACAAGTTCTATCAGTACGGCCGCGACCCCCACACCGGCCAGCTTCGGATCATCAGCCGCGACCCGGTGCGCATCAAGCAGACGATGCTCTACCACCTAACAAACATGGGCCAGCCGTTCATCTATGTGCTCGACGGCAACTACTGCAACCGCGGCGAGCTGTATCTCGCCCACAAGCACAACGGCCTGGACATGGAGATCAAGACGGCGATCGAGACGCTACGCAACATCCACAGGATCTGGCAGCGGCCCGTCCACCTGCAGGCGCAGATCGACGACGACATGATCCTGTTCAGCTTCGACGGGCATCAGCCCAAGCAGCAGGCGATCCATGACGAACTGCCCAAGCCGGCGCACGCGCTATAA
- a CDS encoding putative bifunctional diguanylate cyclase/phosphodiesterase, with amino-acid sequence MSVTPDNRRILLIDDNPQIHEDYRRCLADPVVASELDAMESELFGTAAKPSEQRPAFELQSAMQGEEALKLVEASLQRQSPFAVAFVDMRMPPGWDGLQTIEAIWAVDPRIQIVICTAYSDYSWDEITARLGRTDRLLILRKPFDRVEVCQLAAALTEKWSLTAIANRRREELEELVRERTSQLEQALRQDRLRLDLLEAVIEQRTAELRHAATHDKLTGLSNRSMLSDRLAHAIVRSHADRQRRWALLFLDLDDFKLVNDTLGHKAGDSVLVGVSQRLMAALRSGDVVVRASESMAVRLGGDEFVVLLENIRGVEDAEVVARRLLATLNLPHNVLERPVTCSASIGITTSEQLYEQVEDAVRDADIAMYRAKTEKNRYVVFDSTMHDQVVERVAMETELRQAIDRNQIALHYQPIVRLNDGELVGFEALMRWTHPTRGSIPPSRFIPVAEQCGVIRNLGLWSLDQAVRQVADWRHRFSSTPMTISVNLSPRQLADPTLVGEIRQIVGKSTAIASSLILEVTEGFLADDSTRAEDLLRSLTELGFHCYIDDFGTGYSSLSRLPKLPISGVKVDQCFVQRASQERKYAAVVNAVVNLSRNMDAVVVAEGLQTLEHVALLQALDCDQGQGFYFAPALPVDMAEQFIKDRPWRHRKAG; translated from the coding sequence ATGAGCGTGACACCGGACAATCGTCGTATTCTGCTGATCGACGACAACCCACAGATTCATGAAGACTACCGGCGTTGTCTCGCCGACCCCGTCGTCGCGTCGGAACTGGACGCGATGGAGTCGGAGTTGTTCGGCACGGCGGCCAAGCCGTCGGAGCAGCGGCCGGCTTTTGAACTGCAGTCGGCAATGCAGGGCGAGGAAGCCCTCAAGCTCGTTGAAGCAAGCCTGCAGCGACAGTCGCCTTTCGCGGTAGCGTTCGTTGATATGCGAATGCCGCCGGGCTGGGACGGCTTGCAGACAATCGAGGCGATCTGGGCCGTGGACCCTCGCATACAGATCGTCATCTGCACGGCCTACTCCGACTACTCGTGGGACGAGATCACCGCGCGGCTCGGCCGGACCGATCGACTGCTGATCTTGCGCAAGCCCTTCGATCGAGTTGAAGTCTGCCAGCTCGCCGCCGCACTGACCGAGAAGTGGTCGCTGACCGCGATCGCCAACCGTCGACGGGAAGAGCTCGAGGAGCTGGTTCGCGAGCGGACGAGCCAGCTCGAGCAGGCACTCCGGCAGGATCGGTTACGACTGGATCTGCTGGAAGCCGTGATCGAACAGCGCACCGCTGAGCTCCGACACGCCGCGACCCATGACAAGCTGACCGGCCTTTCGAATCGATCGATGCTCAGCGATCGACTGGCCCATGCGATTGTCAGGTCGCACGCCGACAGACAGCGCCGCTGGGCGCTACTGTTCCTGGACCTCGACGATTTCAAACTGGTCAACGACACGCTCGGCCACAAGGCCGGCGATTCCGTTCTGGTGGGCGTCTCGCAGCGGCTGATGGCTGCTCTGCGTTCGGGCGACGTCGTGGTGCGCGCCAGCGAGTCCATGGCGGTCCGCCTCGGCGGGGACGAGTTCGTGGTGCTCCTGGAGAACATCAGGGGCGTGGAAGACGCTGAAGTGGTCGCCCGTCGGCTGCTCGCCACGCTCAACCTGCCACACAATGTGCTGGAGCGTCCGGTGACGTGCTCGGCGAGTATCGGGATCACGACCAGCGAGCAGTTGTACGAGCAGGTTGAAGACGCCGTCCGCGACGCCGACATCGCGATGTACCGGGCAAAGACCGAGAAGAACCGGTATGTGGTGTTCGACTCGACGATGCACGACCAGGTCGTCGAACGTGTCGCGATGGAGACGGAGCTTCGTCAGGCGATCGACCGGAACCAGATCGCGTTGCATTATCAGCCGATCGTCCGGCTGAACGACGGAGAGCTGGTCGGCTTTGAGGCGCTGATGCGCTGGACGCACCCGACTCGCGGGTCCATCCCGCCGTCACGCTTCATTCCCGTCGCCGAGCAGTGCGGCGTCATTCGCAATCTTGGGCTCTGGTCGCTCGACCAAGCCGTTCGGCAGGTGGCCGACTGGCGGCACCGATTCTCTTCCACGCCCATGACGATCAGCGTGAATCTGTCGCCCCGACAGCTTGCCGACCCGACGCTGGTGGGCGAGATCCGCCAAATCGTCGGCAAATCGACCGCGATCGCCTCCTCGCTGATCCTCGAGGTAACCGAAGGATTCCTGGCGGACGATTCCACGCGTGCCGAAGACCTTCTCCGCTCGCTGACCGAGCTGGGCTTCCATTGTTATATCGACGACTTTGGCACCGGGTACTCGTCGCTGAGCCGCCTTCCCAAGCTTCCCATCAGCGGCGTCAAGGTGGACCAGTGCTTCGTGCAGCGGGCGTCGCAGGAACGGAAATACGCCGCGGTCGTCAATGCGGTCGTCAATCTTTCCCGCAACATGGACGCCGTCGTCGTTGCCGAAGGACTACAGACGCTTGAACACGTGGCCCTGCTGCAGGCATTGGATTGTGACCAGGGGCAGGGGTTCTACTTCGCCCCCGCACTGCCGGTCGACATGGCCGAACAGTTCATCAAGGATCGCCCCTGGCGGCATCGCAAGGCGGGGTAG
- a CDS encoding MqnA/MqnD/SBP family protein, with protein MPAATLETAADTTLLRLGHSPDPDDAFMFYALAQNPPLIQTGRWRFEHVLQDIQTLNQRARKGELEITAISIHAYPYVADKYALTSCGASMGDGYGPMVVTREPTTIEQLRGKTIAIPGELTTAFLALQLCLGKARDAFEFHVVPFDQILQHVQAGHADAGLIIHEGQLTFQNMGLHLVVDLGVWWKQKTGLPLPLGGNCIRKDLGAEAMQEVTDVLKESIQYSLDHRAPAVEYSLQFGRDLDSQLADKFVGMYVNHWTVDYGPKGREAISLLLKEGAKAGLVPDCGEVEYVMAR; from the coding sequence ATGCCCGCCGCCACACTCGAGACCGCAGCCGACACCACCCTCCTCCGCCTGGGCCATTCGCCCGATCCGGATGATGCCTTCATGTTCTACGCTCTGGCGCAGAATCCGCCGCTGATTCAGACCGGTCGGTGGCGGTTCGAACACGTGCTCCAGGACATTCAGACGCTTAATCAGCGGGCACGAAAGGGCGAACTCGAGATCACCGCGATCTCCATCCATGCCTATCCGTATGTTGCCGACAAGTATGCCCTGACGAGCTGCGGGGCGAGCATGGGAGACGGGTACGGACCGATGGTGGTCACGCGCGAGCCGACGACCATCGAACAGCTTCGCGGCAAGACGATTGCCATCCCCGGCGAACTGACGACGGCGTTCCTGGCGCTGCAGCTTTGCCTGGGCAAGGCCCGTGACGCCTTCGAATTCCATGTAGTCCCTTTCGATCAGATTCTGCAGCACGTCCAGGCGGGTCATGCCGATGCCGGCTTGATCATTCACGAAGGTCAGCTCACGTTTCAGAACATGGGGCTTCACCTGGTCGTCGATCTCGGCGTCTGGTGGAAGCAGAAGACAGGACTGCCGCTGCCGCTGGGTGGCAACTGCATTCGCAAGGACCTGGGGGCCGAGGCGATGCAGGAAGTGACCGACGTTCTCAAGGAGTCGATCCAGTACAGCCTCGACCACCGTGCACCGGCGGTGGAGTATTCGCTTCAGTTCGGCCGCGACCTCGACAGCCAGCTCGCCGACAAGTTCGTGGGGATGTACGTGAACCACTGGACCGTTGACTACGGCCCGAAGGGTCGTGAAGCGATCTCGCTGCTGCTGAAAGAGGGAGCCAAGGCCGGTCTGGTTCCGGACTGTGGCGAGGTGGAATACGTAATGGCCCGATAG
- a CDS encoding PrkA family serine protein kinase: MPSTKSNSLVGLIEKRLDVSNFREQHWEGTFWEYLEIVTENPSVARNAFQRVFDMITSYGQETFTLFKQEMTRYTFFADPIDKGADGIFGLERPLIQLVDFFKSAAQGYGTEKRILLLHGPVGSSKSTIARLLKKGLESYSRTDPGKLFTYSWRLPKQMTGGDEGEVFEPCPMHEEPLLLIPFEARKDVLDALNEKLPQGKRIKLYGDVCPFCRKVQADLMDMYDGDWKKVMEHVKVKRLILSEKDRRGIGTFQPKDEKNQDSTELTGDINYRKIAEYGSDSDPRAFNFDGELNVANRGIVEFIEVLKLDVAFLYDLLGASQEHLIKPKKFAQTYIDEVILGHTNEPEYKKLQGNEMMEAFRDRTIKIDVPYNIRLDDEIKIYLKDFGPERIKGVHIAPHTIEVAAMWAVLTRLAEPKKAGISKLQKLKLYNGKSIPGFTEDSIKELKEEAPREGMQGISPRYIQDKISNALVSHQAVLEKAINPFMVMNELEGGLSHHSLITDEELKKEYKELLAVVREEYEDILKGEVQRAISSDEDAVKRLAANYIENVRAYTQHERVRNKFTGREEEPDDRLMRSIEEKIDIPESRKDDFRQEIMNYIGALALDGKKFEYNTNARLLKALELKLFEDQRDTIKLKNLVSTVVDDETQQKIDVVKQRLIKYFGYNETSATDVLNYVASIFARGDTKQDD; the protein is encoded by the coding sequence ATGCCTTCAACCAAGAGCAACTCGCTGGTCGGCCTGATCGAGAAACGACTGGACGTTTCGAACTTCCGTGAACAGCACTGGGAGGGAACGTTCTGGGAATACCTCGAGATCGTTACTGAAAACCCGTCGGTCGCACGCAACGCGTTTCAGCGTGTGTTCGACATGATCACGTCGTACGGGCAGGAGACTTTCACGCTCTTCAAGCAGGAGATGACCCGGTACACATTCTTCGCCGACCCGATCGACAAAGGCGCCGACGGCATCTTCGGCTTGGAACGGCCGCTGATTCAACTCGTCGATTTCTTTAAGTCGGCCGCGCAGGGCTACGGCACCGAGAAGCGCATCCTGCTGTTGCACGGCCCGGTCGGCTCATCAAAGAGCACGATCGCCCGGCTGCTGAAGAAGGGACTGGAATCGTACAGCCGGACCGACCCGGGCAAGCTCTTTACCTATTCCTGGCGGTTGCCCAAGCAGATGACCGGCGGCGATGAAGGCGAGGTCTTCGAACCCTGCCCGATGCACGAAGAGCCGCTGCTGCTGATTCCATTCGAAGCACGCAAGGATGTACTCGATGCACTCAACGAAAAGCTGCCGCAGGGCAAGCGCATCAAGCTTTACGGCGACGTCTGCCCGTTCTGCCGCAAGGTCCAGGCCGACCTGATGGACATGTACGACGGCGACTGGAAGAAGGTGATGGAGCACGTGAAGGTCAAACGGCTGATCCTGAGCGAGAAGGATCGCCGGGGCATCGGCACGTTCCAGCCGAAGGACGAAAAGAACCAGGATAGCACCGAGCTGACCGGCGACATCAACTACCGCAAGATCGCCGAGTATGGGTCGGATTCCGATCCCCGCGCGTTCAATTTTGACGGCGAACTGAACGTCGCCAACCGCGGCATTGTCGAGTTTATCGAAGTGCTGAAGCTCGACGTGGCGTTCCTGTACGACCTGCTGGGCGCGAGCCAGGAACACCTGATCAAGCCCAAGAAGTTCGCACAGACGTACATCGACGAGGTCATTCTCGGCCACACCAACGAGCCGGAATACAAGAAGCTGCAGGGCAACGAGATGATGGAGGCGTTCCGCGACCGCACCATCAAGATCGACGTGCCTTACAACATTCGGCTGGACGACGAGATCAAGATCTACCTGAAAGACTTCGGCCCCGAGCGCATCAAAGGCGTTCACATTGCCCCGCATACGATCGAGGTGGCGGCGATGTGGGCCGTCCTCACCCGCCTGGCCGAACCGAAGAAAGCCGGCATCAGCAAGCTGCAGAAGCTCAAGCTGTACAACGGCAAGAGCATTCCCGGCTTTACCGAAGACAGCATTAAGGAGCTGAAGGAAGAAGCCCCGCGCGAAGGCATGCAGGGCATCAGCCCGCGGTACATCCAGGACAAAATCAGCAACGCGCTGGTCAGCCATCAGGCCGTTCTGGAGAAGGCGATCAACCCGTTCATGGTGATGAACGAACTGGAAGGCGGCCTGAGCCATCACAGCCTGATCACCGACGAAGAGCTGAAGAAGGAATACAAGGAGTTGCTGGCGGTCGTTCGCGAGGAGTACGAAGACATCCTCAAGGGCGAGGTTCAGCGGGCGATCAGTTCCGACGAAGACGCCGTCAAACGGCTGGCCGCGAACTACATCGAGAACGTTCGTGCGTACACGCAGCACGAGCGGGTGCGGAACAAGTTCACCGGCCGGGAAGAGGAGCCGGACGATCGGCTCATGCGGTCGATCGAGGAGAAGATCGATATTCCCGAGAGCCGAAAGGACGACTTCCGGCAGGAGATCATGAACTACATCGGCGCGCTTGCGCTGGACGGCAAGAAGTTCGAATACAACACCAACGCCCGGCTGCTCAAGGCGCTGGAACTGAAGCTATTCGAAGACCAGCGCGACACGATCAAGCTGAAGAACCTGGTCAGCACGGTGGTCGACGACGAGACGCAGCAGAAGATCGACGTGGTCAAGCAACGGCTGATCAAGTACTTCGGTTATAACGAAACCAGCGCGACCGACGTGCTGAACTACGTGGCGTCGATCTTCGCGCGTGGCGATACGAAGCAGGATGATTGA